One window of Papaver somniferum cultivar HN1 chromosome 9, ASM357369v1, whole genome shotgun sequence genomic DNA carries:
- the LOC113313446 gene encoding BTB/POZ and MATH domain-containing protein 4-like, with the protein MRSESVINERNLQISPTSSRSVTETVNGSHKFVIQGYSLAKGMGIGKHIASENFTVGGYQWAIYFYPDGKNPEDNSSYVSVFIALASEGADVRALFELTLVDQSGKEKHKVHSHFDRSLESGPYTLKYRGSMWGYKRFFRRAMLETSDFLKDDCLKINCTVGVVVSKVDPSRLPSIVVPESDIGSHFGMLLDNKDGSDIVFDVSGEKFHAHKLVLAARSPALRAEFFDDLEENKQEIVVTELEPKVFKAMLHFIYRDTLVEDEELLASSSSCEFSVSDTLIAKILAAADKYGLIRLRLMCESYLCKDISIGSVARMLALADRYQAAELKAACLKFAAENLAAIMRSDGFEYLKENCPALQSEILKTVAGCEEECSSGGGKSRSVWAQLSDGGDTSGRRVRQRTT; encoded by the exons ATGAGGTCGGAAAGTGTAATAAACGAAAGGAATTTACAAATTTCTCCAACGAGTTCAAGGTCTGTTACAGAAACTGTAAATGGATCTCATAAATTTGTTATACAAGGGTATTCGCTAGCGAAGGGAATGGGAATTGGTAAACATATAGCAAGTGAGAATTTCACAGTTGGAGGTTATCAATGGGCGATATATTTTTATCCTGATGGGAAAAATCCAGAGGATAATTCGTCTTATGTTTCTGTTTTCATTGCGTTAGCGAGTGAAGGAGCTGATGTGAGAGCTCTTTTTGAGCTGACTTTGGTTGATCAAAGCGGGAAAGAAAAACATAAGGTTCATAGTCATTTTGATCGGTCTTTAGAAAGCGGACCTTATACGTTGAAGTATCGAGGGAGTATGTG GGGTTATAAACGCTTTTTTAGACGAGCTATGCTTGAAACATCTGATTTTCTTAAGGATGATTGCCTGAAAATTAATTGCACTGTTGGTGTAGTGGTATCAAAAGTCGACCCCTCGAGGTTACCCTCTATTGTAGTCCCAGAATCTGATATTGGATCCCATTTTGGTATGCTACTGGATAACAAGGATGGTTCAGATATTGTATTTGATGTGTCGGGAGAGAAATTCCATGCTCATAAGTTGGTATTGGCGGCTCGTTCTCCTGCATTGCGAGCCGAGTTCttcgatgatttagaagaaaataagcaGGAGATTGTTGTTACGGAGCTGGAACCTAAGGTCTTTAAG GCTATGTTGCACTTTATATACCGAGATACTCTTGTCGAAGATGAGGAATTGTTAGCATCAAGTTCATCTTGTGAATTTTCTGTATCTGACACATTGATTGCCAAGATATTAGCTGCTGCAGACAAGTATGGTCTGATTAGACTTAGACTAATGTGCGAGTCCTATCTTTGCAAGGATATATCCATAGGTTCTGTTGCGAGAATGCTTGCATTGGCTGATCGCTATCAAGCTGCGGAATTAAAAGCTGCCTGCCTAAAATTTGCTGCTGAAAATTTAGCAG CTATAATGAGATCGGATGGGTTTGAGTATCTCAAAGAGAATTGCCCAGCGTTGCAGTCAGAAATCCTGAAGACTGTAGCTGGGTGTGAAGAGGAATGCAGCAGTGGGGGTGGAAAGAGCCGAAGTGTTTGGGCCCAGCTCTCAGACGGTGGGGATACCAGTGGAAGAAGAGTGCGGCAAAGGACGACCTGA